Proteins encoded together in one uncultured Desulfosarcina sp. window:
- the cydB gene encoding cytochrome d ubiquinol oxidase subunit II gives MFSFESFLDLPLIWYALIGTAIFLYIMLDGFDLGVGILFPFAPTDRCRDRMMNSVAPFWDGNETWLVLGGGGLFAAFPLAYAILMPAFYIPIILMLLGLIFRGVAFEFRFKAEGKSRRIWDYSFHFGSLTATFMQGMVLGTFVHGIAVEGRNFAGGAFDWLNAFSAMTGLALVAGYALLGATWTIMKTEGETRDWARRCAKTVMVAVAIFMGLVSVSMPMMNSAIKELWFSLPNFYLLQPMPILSVVFFVLLWRDLRNNQRDFRPFFLTLGIFLMNYIGIGVSTWPWLVPFKVSLWDAAAAPESQSLMLLGTAFILPCVLAYTGYCYWVFRGKASHEHDGAY, from the coding sequence ATGTTTAGCTTCGAAAGTTTTCTGGATTTACCGCTCATCTGGTACGCCCTGATCGGCACGGCCATCTTTCTCTACATTATGCTGGATGGATTCGATCTGGGCGTGGGCATCCTGTTCCCTTTCGCCCCCACCGACCGGTGCCGGGACCGCATGATGAACTCCGTGGCCCCTTTTTGGGACGGCAACGAAACCTGGCTGGTGCTGGGCGGCGGCGGGCTGTTCGCCGCCTTCCCCCTGGCGTACGCCATTCTCATGCCGGCATTCTACATCCCCATCATTCTTATGCTGCTGGGTCTGATTTTTCGTGGCGTGGCCTTTGAATTCCGGTTTAAGGCCGAAGGCAAATCCCGGCGCATCTGGGATTACTCCTTTCATTTCGGCAGTCTGACGGCGACATTCATGCAGGGGATGGTGCTGGGAACCTTCGTGCACGGCATTGCCGTGGAAGGCCGCAACTTTGCCGGCGGCGCCTTCGACTGGCTCAATGCTTTCAGTGCGATGACCGGTTTGGCCCTGGTGGCCGGGTATGCGCTTTTAGGCGCCACCTGGACCATCATGAAAACCGAGGGAGAAACCCGGGACTGGGCGCGCCGTTGCGCCAAAACCGTAATGGTGGCCGTGGCCATTTTCATGGGACTGGTGAGCGTCAGCATGCCCATGATGAACAGTGCCATCAAAGAGCTTTGGTTCAGCCTGCCCAATTTCTACCTTCTGCAGCCCATGCCGATCCTCTCAGTGGTCTTTTTCGTTCTGCTCTGGCGGGACCTGCGCAACAACCAGCGCGACTTTCGCCCCTTTTTTCTCACCCTGGGCATCTTTTTGATGAACTATATCGGCATTGGGGTGAGCACCTGGCCCTGGCTGGTTCCTTTCAAGGTAAGCCTGTGGGATGCGGCCGCTGCTCCCGAGTCCCAATCCCTGATGCTGCTGGGAACGGCGTTCATCCTGCCCTGCGTGCTGGCCTATACGGGATACTGCTACTGGGTGTTCAGAGGCAAGGCCTCCCACGAACATGATGGGGCGTATTGA
- a CDS encoding toxin HicA: MGQIEKLLNEIYKNPTNVKFTDLCRVCEHYFGKARQSGSSHRVYKTPWQGDPRVNIQNNKGKAKAYQVKQVIKAIERLEVESDTTK, encoded by the coding sequence ATGGGCCAAATTGAAAAGCTATTAAATGAGATTTACAAAAATCCAACCAATGTAAAATTTACAGATTTATGCAGGGTCTGTGAACATTATTTTGGAAAGGCTCGTCAGTCTGGTAGCAGTCATCGAGTATATAAAACACCATGGCAAGGTGACCCTCGGGTAAATATTCAAAACAACAAAGGAAAAGCCAAAGCCTATCAAGTTAAGCAAGTGATCAAGGCTATCGAAAGATTGGAGGTAGAAAGTGACACTACAAAATGA
- a CDS encoding toxin-antitoxin system HicB family antitoxin — protein MTLQNDHYTYRVTWSPEDEEYIGLCAEFPSLSWLAKSPESALKGIRKTVESVIKDMKDNDEKIPQPIASKNYSGKFMVRVPPEVHRSLAIQAAESGVSINRLVSSRLSQ, from the coding sequence GTGACACTACAAAATGATCATTATACATATAGGGTTACTTGGTCTCCTGAGGACGAAGAATATATCGGCTTATGCGCGGAGTTCCCAAGTTTAAGCTGGCTCGCCAAATCCCCTGAATCCGCATTAAAAGGTATTCGTAAGACGGTAGAATCGGTCATTAAAGATATGAAAGACAATGATGAAAAAATTCCCCAACCAATCGCTTCAAAAAATTATAGTGGTAAATTTATGGTTCGCGTTCCACCAGAAGTTCATAGAAGTTTAGCGATCCAAGCAGCGGAATCAGGGGTAAGTATAAATAGGCTCGTCAGTTCTCGTCTCAGCCAATAA
- a CDS encoding type II toxin-antitoxin system prevent-host-death family antitoxin — protein MVNKFCLKNKIGSDQAKCQDINGLNKKTGLFFVLKSIFFKKDPLIITQRGRAAAVMIGVDAYEKLEYEKELLLLLARGEREIEAGEGYDLDTVFAEADALLATEQS, from the coding sequence TTGGTCAATAAATTCTGCCTAAAAAATAAAATCGGGTCGGACCAAGCAAAATGCCAAGATATCAATGGGTTAAATAAAAAAACAGGGCTGTTTTTCGTTCTTAAATCGATATTTTTTAAGAAAGACCCCTTGATTATTACACAGAGAGGGCGGGCCGCAGCGGTTATGATCGGTGTCGATGCTTACGAAAAACTCGAGTACGAAAAAGAACTGCTGCTTCTGTTGGCCAGAGGAGAACGGGAAATCGAAGCGGGTGAAGGTTATGACCTGGATACCGTTTTTGCAGAAGCCGACGCTCTTTTAGCAACGGAACAATCGTGA
- a CDS encoding cytochrome ubiquinol oxidase subunit I: MFSNLDPVFLARAQFAFTVAYHIIFPSFTIGLASWLAVVEWRWLKTGNPIYEQVYRMWVKIFAVTFGMGVVSGVVLSYQFGTNWSVFSDKVGNVLGPLLGYEVLTAFFLEASFLGIMLFGWNRVSKKMHFAATLIVAVGTLISAFWILSANSWMQTPAGFREGTDGLLYPTDWIAVIFNPSFPYRFIHMVTAAYLTTAFVVGGIGGYYLWRGLHVRHARIMLGMAMIMAIFVAPMQLLFGDMHGLNTFEHQPAKVAAMEGIWETERGAGLRLFAWPDQIQERNRFEVTIPKLSSLILTHDINGEVKGLTTWARAERPPVAMVFWTFRIMVGLGMLMIATGLVALVLYLRKTLFTTRWFHLWCMAMTPSGFVAVLTGWFVTEVGRQPFIVYNVMRTSETISPVAGETVAISLAAFVAVYGLVFAAGAYYILKLIGKGPEYTEEEAYGDHGVKTPPLVTDMAAETGGKDV; this comes from the coding sequence ATGTTCTCCAACCTAGACCCCGTATTTTTGGCCCGCGCCCAGTTTGCGTTCACCGTGGCCTACCACATCATTTTTCCGTCATTTACCATCGGCCTTGCCAGTTGGCTGGCCGTGGTGGAGTGGCGCTGGCTGAAAACCGGCAACCCGATTTATGAGCAAGTCTACCGCATGTGGGTCAAGATCTTCGCCGTGACCTTCGGCATGGGGGTGGTCTCGGGGGTGGTGCTCTCCTATCAGTTCGGCACCAACTGGTCGGTATTTTCGGACAAGGTGGGCAATGTGCTGGGCCCCCTTTTGGGCTATGAAGTCCTCACCGCCTTTTTCCTGGAGGCCTCCTTTCTGGGCATCATGCTTTTCGGCTGGAACCGGGTGAGCAAAAAAATGCATTTTGCCGCCACCCTGATCGTAGCTGTGGGAACCCTGATCTCGGCCTTCTGGATCCTCTCGGCCAACAGCTGGATGCAGACGCCGGCCGGTTTCCGCGAGGGGACCGACGGCCTTCTCTACCCCACGGACTGGATCGCTGTGATCTTCAATCCCTCTTTTCCCTACCGTTTCATTCACATGGTCACGGCAGCCTACCTGACCACGGCCTTTGTGGTGGGCGGCATCGGCGGATACTATCTCTGGCGGGGGCTGCACGTCCGACATGCCCGGATCATGCTGGGCATGGCCATGATCATGGCCATCTTCGTGGCCCCCATGCAGCTTCTCTTCGGCGACATGCACGGGCTGAACACCTTCGAACACCAACCGGCCAAGGTGGCCGCCATGGAAGGCATCTGGGAGACCGAGCGGGGCGCCGGCCTGCGGCTGTTCGCCTGGCCGGACCAGATTCAGGAACGCAACCGGTTCGAAGTGACGATCCCCAAGCTCTCCAGCCTGATTCTCACCCACGACATCAATGGCGAAGTCAAAGGCCTGACCACTTGGGCAAGGGCGGAACGTCCGCCCGTGGCCATGGTCTTCTGGACATTTCGCATCATGGTGGGCCTCGGCATGCTGATGATCGCCACCGGCCTGGTGGCCCTGGTCCTCTACCTCAGAAAAACGCTGTTTACCACCCGCTGGTTTCACCTCTGGTGCATGGCCATGACTCCATCGGGCTTCGTCGCCGTGCTGACCGGCTGGTTCGTCACCGAGGTCGGTCGCCAGCCCTTTATCGTCTACAACGTGATGCGCACATCAGAAACCATTTCGCCGGTGGCCGGGGAAACCGTGGCCATCTCCCTGGCCGCTTTTGTCGCTGTCTATGGATTGGTATTCGCCGCCGGGGCCTATTACATTCTCAAACTCATCGGCAAGGGGCCAGAATACACGGAAGAAGAGGCCTACGGCGACCATGGCGTCAAAACGCCGCCGCTGGTCACGGACATGGCCGCCGAAACAGGAGGGAAAGATGTTTAG
- a CDS encoding transposase, with the protein MPRAKRHYVPDQIWHITQRCHKREFLLKFKQDRKRWVQWLFEAKRRFGLVVLNYVVTSNHIHLIVKDDNDFNIIPQAVGLIAGRTAQEYNRRKRRKGAFWEDRYHSTAIENGEHLLRCLVYVDLNMVRAGVVDHPSKWPYGGYNEIQMPRRKNIIIAYEKLRALAGFEDYASFASAHRKWVHAALEDFDAKRDSRWTQSIAVGTGPFIERIKNAMGAMASGRCIRPAKGAFELRETQSSYNSIFDPKNRDIEPK; encoded by the coding sequence ATGCCACGAGCTAAACGACATTATGTTCCCGATCAAATCTGGCATATAACCCAAAGATGCCATAAACGGGAATTCCTGCTCAAATTCAAACAGGATCGCAAGCGCTGGGTTCAGTGGCTCTTTGAAGCGAAAAGGCGTTTTGGCCTGGTGGTTTTGAACTATGTGGTAACTTCAAATCATATCCATCTAATCGTCAAAGACGACAACGATTTCAATATAATCCCGCAGGCGGTCGGGCTGATCGCCGGAAGAACGGCTCAGGAATATAACCGGCGAAAACGCAGGAAGGGTGCATTCTGGGAGGATCGATACCATTCCACCGCCATCGAAAATGGTGAGCACCTGCTGCGATGTCTGGTATACGTCGATTTGAATATGGTTCGTGCCGGTGTTGTCGACCATCCATCGAAATGGCCTTACGGGGGGTATAATGAAATCCAGATGCCCCGTCGAAAAAATATCATCATCGCATATGAAAAACTGCGCGCGTTGGCCGGATTCGAGGATTATGCATCTTTTGCTTCCGCCCACCGGAAATGGGTTCACGCCGCCTTGGAAGACTTTGACGCCAAGCGGGATAGCCGGTGGACGCAAAGTATTGCCGTGGGGACCGGTCCGTTTATCGAACGCATCAAGAATGCGATGGGAGCCATGGCCAGCGGCCGCTGCATCAGACCCGCCAAAGGGGCATTCGAACTTAGGGAAACGCAATCCTCCTATAATTCGATTTTTGACCCTAAAAATCGCGATATAGAGCCAAAATAA